Proteins encoded together in one Streptomyces rubradiris window:
- a CDS encoding ATP-grasp domain-containing protein has product MAHLLMVESWVGSMSRLLPRAIREEGHEFTFLTRDLHHYLRSAPEGTAHPLLAARHVLTADTNDDETLLPFVQRAHDSLRFDGVLTSCDYYLPTAARIAGRLGLPGPAPEAVENACRKDATRRILAEAGVPGPRFAVCGDWAETAAAARDLGYPLVLKPVDLCAGMFVRRVDDEPALAHAYRALAGFPVNARGQRRSPAVLLEELLEGPEVSVETVAHGGTAHVVGVTDKSVGGAPAFIETGHMFPAALPPADTEAAERTALHALKALGLDSGVAHTEIKLTPGGPRLVEVNPRPAGNRITELIRHVTGIDLAAACVAVALGRAPDLRPADTGLTSAAIAFLVPDGDGVLEAVDGVGEVRDAAGVLEVRLPEPGTAVRAAASNNEYLGHIMAGDTGGLGARDRVETLLAGLRPRVVAR; this is encoded by the coding sequence GTGGCTCATCTGCTGATGGTCGAGAGCTGGGTCGGATCGATGAGCAGACTCCTGCCACGGGCGATCCGCGAGGAGGGGCACGAGTTCACCTTCCTCACCCGCGACCTGCACCACTACCTGCGCTCCGCGCCCGAGGGCACCGCACACCCCCTGCTCGCCGCCCGCCATGTGCTGACCGCCGACACCAACGACGACGAGACGCTGCTGCCCTTCGTCCAACGGGCCCACGACAGCCTGCGCTTCGACGGCGTGCTCACCTCCTGCGACTACTACCTCCCGACCGCCGCGCGGATCGCCGGACGGCTCGGGCTGCCCGGCCCCGCCCCCGAGGCGGTGGAGAACGCGTGCCGCAAGGACGCCACCCGCCGGATCCTGGCCGAGGCCGGTGTGCCCGGCCCCCGCTTCGCGGTCTGCGGCGACTGGGCCGAGACCGCCGCCGCGGCCCGGGACCTCGGCTACCCGCTGGTGCTCAAGCCGGTGGACCTGTGCGCCGGGATGTTCGTACGGCGCGTGGACGACGAACCCGCCCTGGCACACGCCTACCGCGCGCTGGCCGGCTTCCCCGTCAACGCCCGGGGACAGCGCCGCTCCCCCGCCGTCCTCCTGGAGGAGCTCCTCGAAGGGCCCGAGGTGAGCGTCGAGACCGTCGCCCACGGCGGTACCGCGCACGTCGTGGGCGTCACCGACAAGAGCGTCGGAGGCGCACCCGCCTTCATCGAGACCGGGCACATGTTCCCCGCCGCGCTCCCGCCCGCCGACACCGAGGCGGCCGAGCGGACGGCGCTGCACGCGCTGAAGGCCCTCGGACTCGACTCGGGCGTGGCACACACCGAGATCAAGCTGACACCCGGCGGGCCACGCCTGGTGGAGGTGAACCCGCGCCCCGCCGGCAACCGCATCACCGAGCTGATACGCCACGTGACCGGCATCGACCTCGCCGCCGCCTGTGTCGCGGTGGCCCTCGGCCGCGCACCGGACCTGCGGCCCGCGGACACCGGCCTCACCAGCGCCGCCATCGCCTTCCTCGTGCCGGACGGCGACGGTGTGCTGGAGGCGGTCGACGGCGTCGGCGAAGTGCGCGACGCGGCCGGTGTGCTGGAGGTCCGGCTCCCCGAGCCCGGCACCGCGGTGCGGGCGGCGGCCAGCAACAACGAGTACCTCGGCCACATCATGGCCGGAGACACCGGCGGGCTCGGCGCACGCGACCGCGTCGAGACCCTGCTCGCCGGGCTGCGGCCCCGGGTGGTGGCCCGATGA
- a CDS encoding Rossmann-like domain-containing protein has product MTAPTGIRTTASSYDDLVRRVLDGRLGPDPGTQRITVAFTTRQAVRHDGRGGGYRNEVLSLRLAEAVGSCAVEPGALPDGAVEDCVGADVARLLRHELLPVRVAALDAYLMHVRPHRPAGGARPFPLPAGTSLHKSRARARAVVELLDAPPGSTVLVVGVVNSLLEALRRRGLAYVPCDLKGGTTEWGEPVRTDAAAELERCDAILASGMTLGNGSFEPLREHALRHGKELVMFAQTGSAVLPCLIGAGVSAVCAEPYPFFWLDGGPGTIHRYGAAL; this is encoded by the coding sequence ATGACCGCCCCCACCGGCATACGGACCACGGCCTCCTCGTACGACGACCTCGTCCGGCGCGTTCTCGACGGCCGCCTCGGACCGGACCCGGGTACCCAGCGCATCACCGTGGCGTTCACCACCCGGCAGGCGGTACGCCACGACGGGCGCGGCGGCGGGTACCGCAACGAGGTGCTGAGTCTGCGCCTGGCCGAAGCCGTCGGCTCGTGCGCGGTCGAGCCCGGCGCGCTGCCGGACGGGGCCGTCGAGGACTGCGTCGGCGCCGATGTCGCCCGGCTCCTCCGGCACGAGCTGCTGCCGGTGCGCGTGGCCGCCCTCGACGCGTACCTGATGCACGTCCGGCCGCACCGCCCCGCAGGCGGCGCACGGCCCTTCCCGTTGCCGGCGGGCACGTCGCTGCACAAGTCACGGGCCCGGGCCCGCGCGGTCGTGGAGCTGCTCGACGCCCCGCCCGGGAGCACGGTGCTCGTGGTCGGCGTCGTCAACTCGCTGCTGGAGGCGCTGCGGCGGCGCGGGCTGGCGTACGTCCCGTGCGACCTCAAGGGCGGCACGACCGAGTGGGGCGAGCCGGTGCGGACCGACGCGGCGGCGGAGCTGGAGCGCTGTGACGCGATCCTCGCCTCCGGCATGACGCTCGGCAACGGCAGCTTCGAGCCACTGCGGGAGCACGCCCTGCGGCACGGCAAGGAGCTGGTGATGTTCGCCCAGACCGGCAGCGCCGTCCTGCCGTGCCTCATCGGCGCCGGGGTCAGCGCGGTGTGCGCCGAGCCCTACCCCTTCTTCTGGCTGGACGGCGGCCCCGGAACCATCCACCGCTACGGAGCCGCCCTGTGA
- a CDS encoding PLP-dependent cysteine synthase family protein yields MTTAVLRPAGNRELLGLLGGTPLARITVDLPCPHPGFWAKLEALGVGGMKARAAVSMLLGARERGELRPGAPVVESTSGTLGVGLAFAGQALGHPVVLVGDIELEPSMRQLLRSYGVRLELVDRPATEGGWQAARLARLRELLALLPDAYWPDQYNNPDNSAGYASLAAELATQLDHLDVLVCSVGTGGHSAGTVGPLRRHWPGLRLIGVDATGSTIFGQPARPRLMRGLGSSIHPRNVAYDAFDEVHWVGPAEAADACRRLAAGNFVSGGWSTGAVALVAAWAARVHPGAVVATVFPDGPHRYLGSVYDDDFAAAHGLDPARAATRPVEIPHPGAVEATGWARCRTVRDPLDTPTEENPCEGQSAHRTPASHRAAAHLTLHDDGP; encoded by the coding sequence GTGACCACGGCCGTCCTGCGCCCGGCGGGCAACCGCGAACTGCTCGGCCTGCTCGGCGGTACGCCGCTCGCCCGCATCACCGTCGACCTGCCGTGTCCGCACCCCGGCTTCTGGGCGAAGCTGGAAGCGCTCGGCGTCGGCGGCATGAAGGCCCGCGCGGCCGTCTCCATGCTGCTCGGCGCCCGGGAGCGCGGCGAACTCCGGCCGGGCGCACCGGTGGTGGAGTCCACCTCGGGAACGCTCGGCGTCGGCCTGGCCTTCGCCGGACAGGCCCTCGGGCATCCCGTCGTGCTGGTCGGCGACATCGAACTGGAGCCGTCCATGCGCCAGTTGCTGCGCTCCTACGGCGTCCGGCTGGAGCTGGTGGACCGCCCGGCCACCGAGGGCGGCTGGCAGGCCGCCCGGCTCGCCCGGCTGCGCGAACTGCTGGCGCTGCTGCCCGACGCGTACTGGCCCGACCAGTACAACAACCCCGACAACAGCGCCGGTTACGCGTCGCTGGCGGCCGAGCTGGCCACCCAGCTCGACCACCTGGACGTCCTCGTGTGCAGCGTCGGAACCGGCGGGCACAGCGCCGGCACCGTCGGCCCGCTGCGCCGGCACTGGCCGGGACTGCGGCTGATCGGCGTGGACGCCACCGGCTCCACCATCTTCGGCCAGCCGGCCAGGCCCCGGCTCATGCGGGGCCTGGGCAGCAGCATCCACCCGCGCAATGTCGCCTACGACGCCTTCGACGAGGTGCACTGGGTCGGCCCGGCCGAGGCCGCGGACGCCTGCCGGCGGCTGGCCGCCGGCAACTTCGTCAGCGGGGGCTGGAGCACCGGAGCCGTGGCCCTCGTCGCCGCCTGGGCCGCCCGGGTCCACCCCGGGGCGGTGGTCGCCACCGTCTTCCCCGACGGGCCGCACCGCTACCTCGGCAGCGTGTACGACGACGACTTCGCCGCCGCCCACGGGCTCGACCCGGCCCGCGCCGCCACCCGCCCCGTCGAGATCCCGCACCCCGGGGCCGTGGAGGCGACCGGCTGGGCACGGTGCCGGACCGTCCGCGATCCACTCGACACCCCTACGGAAGAGAACCCCTGTGAAGGCCAGTCAGCGCACCGCACACCTGCGTCTCACCGAGCCGCTGCGCATCTCACGCTCCACGATGACGGCCCGTGA
- a CDS encoding enolase C-terminal domain-like protein, with translation MKASQRTAHLRLTEPLRISRSTMTAREAVWLTVEHEGQLGHGEAVTSVYYGLDTEALTRLLHAETRWLARFATPESALEALRDGERPGAPPAVVAAVESALLDLVGKRAGAPVHELLGAPAAPAARTARTIGLIPAGRAAAQAARLVREGFSVLKIKAGAPDPAEDVERVRAVRAAAVPARLLLDPNGAWDADTAERLLPLFAELGVEAVEQPLRPGDPEALARLAERSPLPVIADEDAVGVADARRLAGRVQGINVKLAKCGGVHAALRIAELIEGSGTELMLGCLTASTLGIAPAVHLADRARWADLDGHLLLADDPWTGIGGHDGTVRASREPGLGVRPRTRHTEGAAA, from the coding sequence GTGAAGGCCAGTCAGCGCACCGCACACCTGCGTCTCACCGAGCCGCTGCGCATCTCACGCTCCACGATGACGGCCCGTGAGGCCGTCTGGCTGACCGTCGAGCACGAAGGACAGCTCGGCCACGGTGAGGCCGTCACCAGCGTCTACTACGGCCTCGACACCGAGGCCCTGACCCGGCTGCTGCACGCGGAGACGCGGTGGCTCGCCCGCTTCGCCACACCCGAGAGCGCCCTGGAGGCCCTGCGCGACGGCGAGCGTCCCGGCGCTCCGCCCGCCGTGGTGGCGGCCGTCGAGTCCGCGCTGCTCGACCTCGTGGGCAAGCGCGCCGGGGCCCCGGTGCACGAACTCCTCGGGGCCCCGGCGGCACCCGCCGCCCGGACCGCCCGCACCATCGGCCTGATCCCGGCCGGCCGGGCCGCAGCACAGGCCGCCCGCCTCGTCCGGGAGGGCTTCTCCGTCCTCAAGATCAAGGCCGGCGCCCCGGACCCCGCCGAGGACGTGGAGCGCGTACGGGCCGTCCGCGCCGCCGCTGTGCCCGCCCGGCTGCTGCTGGACCCCAACGGGGCCTGGGACGCGGACACCGCCGAACGTCTGCTGCCGCTCTTCGCGGAGCTGGGCGTCGAAGCCGTGGAGCAGCCCCTGCGGCCGGGCGACCCGGAGGCGCTCGCCCGGCTCGCCGAGCGGTCGCCGCTGCCGGTCATCGCCGACGAGGACGCGGTCGGCGTCGCGGACGCCCGCCGGCTGGCGGGGCGGGTGCAGGGCATCAACGTCAAGCTCGCCAAGTGCGGCGGCGTGCACGCGGCGCTGCGGATCGCCGAGCTGATCGAGGGCAGCGGCACCGAGCTGATGCTCGGCTGCCTGACCGCCAGCACCCTCGGCATCGCCCCGGCCGTGCACCTCGCCGACCGCGCCCGCTGGGCCGACCTCGACGGGCACCTGCTTCTCGCCGACGACCCCTGGACCGGCATCGGCGGCCACGACGGCACCGTACGGGCGAGCCGGGAACCCGGCCTGGGCGTGCGGCCCCGCACCCGGCACACCGAGGGGGCGGCGGCATGA
- a CDS encoding MFS transporter: MRTWHEIRRFPLAIRLLLVNQLGVNTGFYLLVPYLAVHLGEDLGMSAAVVGIVLGVRNLSQQGLFLIGGSAADRLGARGVIIAGCALRTVGFGLFALGDGLPVLLAASVLSGLAGALFNPAVRAYLALAAGDHKAEAFALFNVFATAGALIGPLLGSALLLADFRVSALTAAGIFAVLTVAQALVLPAHEVAPARGSLLGDWREVAGNRRFLLFALAMVGMFTMENQLYLLLPDGARKATGWDGAAGLVFLTGTLANLGLQLRITRALKARGPRARWIGAGLALMALSFVPPMAVTGYATAPGGPTDAVLRALPVLAGALLLYLGVMTAQPFVMELIPGFGRAELTGTYFGLFYVVSGVAAAVGNTVVGWAMDTAGPAGAPWLPWACCLAFGLASAAGVALLHRRRVLPAVAAPVPAPA, from the coding sequence ATGAGGACGTGGCACGAGATACGCCGCTTCCCGCTCGCGATCCGGCTGCTGCTGGTCAACCAGCTCGGCGTCAACACCGGCTTCTACCTGCTCGTCCCCTACCTCGCCGTCCACCTGGGCGAGGACCTGGGGATGTCGGCGGCGGTCGTCGGCATCGTCCTCGGCGTGCGCAACCTCAGCCAGCAGGGCCTGTTCCTCATCGGCGGCTCGGCCGCGGACCGGCTGGGCGCGCGGGGGGTCATCATCGCCGGGTGCGCGCTGCGTACCGTCGGCTTCGGGCTCTTCGCGCTCGGCGACGGGCTCCCCGTGCTGCTCGCCGCCTCGGTGCTCAGCGGACTGGCCGGGGCGCTGTTCAACCCGGCGGTGCGCGCCTATCTCGCGCTGGCAGCAGGTGACCACAAGGCGGAGGCGTTCGCCCTGTTCAACGTGTTCGCGACCGCCGGCGCGCTGATCGGGCCGCTGCTGGGCAGCGCGCTGCTGCTGGCCGACTTCCGGGTCTCCGCGCTCACCGCGGCGGGAATCTTCGCCGTCCTCACCGTGGCGCAGGCACTCGTCCTGCCGGCCCACGAGGTCGCGCCGGCCCGCGGCAGCCTCCTCGGGGACTGGCGGGAGGTGGCCGGCAACCGCCGTTTCCTGCTGTTCGCCCTGGCGATGGTCGGCATGTTCACCATGGAGAACCAGCTCTACCTGCTGCTCCCCGACGGCGCGCGGAAGGCGACCGGCTGGGACGGGGCGGCGGGCCTGGTGTTCCTCACCGGCACCCTCGCCAACCTCGGGCTCCAGCTGCGGATCACGCGCGCGCTCAAGGCGCGGGGCCCCAGGGCGCGCTGGATCGGCGCCGGGCTCGCGCTGATGGCGCTGTCCTTCGTACCGCCGATGGCGGTGACGGGGTACGCGACGGCTCCCGGCGGCCCCACGGACGCGGTGCTGCGCGCCCTGCCCGTGCTGGCCGGCGCCCTGCTGCTCTACCTGGGCGTGATGACGGCCCAGCCGTTCGTGATGGAGCTGATCCCCGGCTTCGGCCGCGCCGAGCTGACCGGCACCTACTTCGGCCTGTTCTACGTGGTGTCGGGCGTCGCCGCCGCCGTCGGCAACACCGTCGTCGGCTGGGCCATGGACACCGCCGGACCGGCGGGCGCGCCCTGGCTGCCCTGGGCGTGCTGCCTGGCCTTCGGGCTCGCCTCCGCCGCCGGCGTCGCCTTGCTGCACCGCCGCCGCGTCCTGCCCGCCGTCGCCGCGCCCGTACCGGCGCCCGCGTGA
- a CDS encoding class I SAM-dependent DNA methyltransferase, with product MDDPLSRNLLTDNPALYEARFPDPGRLAGRWTEDCLRRYAAPGPRVLDLGCGTGRDAAHLHASGRTVTGADLSRAMLEYARAQHPGPAYVRADLRGFDLGKGAFDAVVCLDSALLYCHTNDQLDGFLTSCRHALVPGGLLVAEMRNGAFFLGRTELLDAPAVSGFEWQGVGYRSTTRLYVDRTAQLLRRTRVWTADDGSPPVEQRSAWRLLFPQELRRLLTAHGFEVLALHDGPGPRTEPVWREGDPPGETADADRLHLVARLAHRP from the coding sequence ATGGACGACCCGCTCTCGAGGAACCTGCTCACCGACAACCCGGCGCTGTACGAGGCGCGTTTCCCCGATCCCGGACGGCTCGCCGGGCGCTGGACCGAGGACTGCCTGCGGCGGTACGCGGCCCCCGGCCCGCGGGTGCTGGACCTGGGCTGCGGCACCGGCCGGGACGCCGCCCACCTGCACGCGTCCGGCCGTACGGTCACGGGCGCCGATCTGTCGCGGGCCATGCTGGAGTACGCCCGCGCACAGCATCCCGGGCCCGCCTACGTCCGGGCCGACCTGCGCGGCTTCGACCTCGGCAAGGGCGCCTTCGACGCGGTGGTGTGCCTGGACAGCGCCCTGCTGTACTGCCACACCAACGACCAGCTCGACGGCTTCCTGACGTCGTGCCGGCACGCGCTGGTCCCCGGCGGGCTGCTCGTCGCGGAGATGCGCAACGGCGCGTTCTTCCTCGGCCGTACGGAGCTGCTCGACGCCCCGGCCGTGAGCGGCTTCGAGTGGCAGGGGGTCGGCTACCGCTCCACCACCCGCCTGTACGTCGACCGCACCGCGCAGCTGCTGCGCCGCACCCGCGTGTGGACCGCCGACGACGGCTCCCCGCCCGTCGAGCAGCGCTCCGCGTGGCGGCTGCTCTTCCCGCAGGAGCTGCGCCGGCTCCTCACCGCCCACGGCTTCGAGGTGCTCGCGCTGCACGACGGGCCGGGCCCGCGCACCGAGCCCGTGTGGCGCGAGGGCGACCCGCCCGGCGAGACGGCCGACGCCGACCGGCTGCACCTCGTCGCCCGCCTGGCACACCGCCCCTGA
- a CDS encoding ABC transporter substrate-binding protein, translating to MNSPQTPLVDSRFPGLRRRGFLAGAAAMAGLGALAVTGCAGSGTAGTAGEGDGKPRRGGRLRAAFAGGGASETLDPHLANLFADVARAKALFDKLADYGADLSARPRLASAWEPNAGLDRWKVTLREAAFHDGRPVTAEDVLYSYRRIADPGKAFRAKASLEPIDLAASRALDPRTVEFVLKRPTAEFPNVLAAFGAYIVPRGHQDFDGEPVGSGPFRFVSFAPGRSAVLRRNEDYWDGAPYLDEVEFVVANEESARINALLGGQVEYAHELNPATARAHEGKGHIEIVRLRNSVMQSFAMKTDRPPFDDKRVREAFFLIADREELVDGALSGTGEIGNDLFGKGYEYYAAHLPQRAQDLDRAKALLRQAGAERLKVTLDTSPVAAGFTEAAAIFRDQAAKAGVTVEIRTSSKDSYWKDILDSGTLCSYRSGAMPIEAHISQRLLTGSTTNATKWRHKDFDALYQQAQSTKDKQERAAVYERMQRRLYAEGGFLVWGFADWIIGTARTVRGVAAEAPANSLDWARFDKVWLA from the coding sequence ATGAACTCCCCTCAGACACCGCTCGTCGATTCCCGCTTCCCCGGCCTGCGCCGCCGGGGCTTCCTCGCCGGGGCCGCGGCCATGGCCGGCCTCGGCGCGCTCGCCGTCACCGGTTGCGCCGGTTCCGGCACGGCCGGCACGGCCGGCGAGGGCGACGGCAAGCCCCGGCGCGGCGGACGGCTGCGTGCCGCGTTCGCCGGCGGCGGCGCCTCCGAGACCCTCGACCCGCACCTCGCCAACCTGTTCGCCGACGTGGCCCGCGCCAAGGCCCTCTTCGACAAGCTCGCGGACTACGGCGCCGACCTGTCCGCCCGGCCGCGCCTGGCCTCCGCGTGGGAACCGAACGCGGGCCTGGACCGCTGGAAGGTCACCCTGCGCGAGGCCGCCTTCCACGACGGCAGGCCCGTCACCGCCGAGGACGTCCTCTACAGCTACCGCCGCATCGCCGACCCGGGCAAGGCGTTCCGTGCCAAGGCGTCCCTGGAGCCCATCGACCTGGCCGCGAGCCGGGCCCTGGACCCGCGCACCGTCGAGTTCGTCCTGAAGCGGCCGACCGCCGAGTTCCCCAACGTGCTGGCCGCGTTCGGCGCGTACATCGTTCCGCGCGGCCACCAGGACTTCGACGGCGAGCCGGTCGGCAGCGGACCGTTCCGCTTCGTCTCCTTCGCGCCCGGCAGATCGGCCGTCCTGCGGCGCAACGAGGACTACTGGGACGGCGCCCCGTACCTGGACGAGGTGGAGTTCGTCGTCGCCAACGAGGAGTCGGCACGGATCAACGCGCTGCTCGGCGGCCAGGTCGAGTACGCCCACGAGCTGAACCCCGCGACCGCCCGCGCCCACGAGGGCAAGGGGCACATCGAGATCGTGCGGCTGCGCAACAGCGTCATGCAGTCCTTCGCGATGAAGACCGACCGGCCGCCGTTCGACGACAAGCGGGTGCGTGAGGCGTTCTTCCTGATCGCCGACCGCGAGGAACTGGTCGACGGTGCCCTGTCCGGCACGGGCGAGATCGGCAACGACTTGTTCGGCAAGGGCTACGAGTACTACGCCGCGCACCTCCCGCAGCGCGCGCAGGACCTGGACCGGGCCAAGGCGCTGCTGAGGCAGGCCGGCGCGGAGAGGCTGAAGGTCACCCTCGACACCTCGCCCGTCGCCGCCGGGTTCACCGAGGCCGCCGCGATCTTCCGGGACCAGGCCGCCAAGGCCGGTGTCACCGTGGAGATCAGGACCAGCAGCAAGGACAGCTACTGGAAGGACATCCTCGACTCCGGCACCCTCTGCTCCTACCGCTCCGGCGCCATGCCCATCGAGGCGCACATCTCCCAGCGGCTGCTGACCGGTTCCACCACGAACGCCACCAAGTGGCGCCACAAGGACTTCGACGCCCTGTACCAGCAGGCCCAGTCCACCAAGGACAAGCAGGAGCGGGCCGCCGTCTACGAGCGCATGCAGCGCCGCCTGTACGCCGAGGGCGGCTTCCTGGTGTGGGGGTTCGCCGACTGGATCATCGGCACCGCCCGCACCGTCCGGGGGGTCGCGGCCGAGGCGCCCGCCAACTCCCTGGACTGGGCGCGCTTCGACAAGGTGTGGCTCGCGTGA
- a CDS encoding ABC transporter permease, giving the protein MRGLPSWIARRLLLGVAQTAAVVLLVFALTEALPGDAAVALAGDQPDPERIAAIREALHLDRPAHERLLEWAGGLAHGDFGTSLASGRPVSTYITGGFGPTLLLASLTVVLLVPAGVGLGVLAARHEGRFVDRFVSSVTLGVYAVPEFAFGVLLTTVFALRLGWLPPTAVGYGTDLPAHPAALVLPVLVLLSRPVCSLARLVRAGMIDALASPYVAQARRYGVPGARVRYGHALPNAITPAAQQLARTIDWLLCGVIVVEALYVIPGLGTVLMNAVAERDVPVVQGLAVVFGVTTVALNLGADLVARRFAPRSEVAA; this is encoded by the coding sequence GTGAGGGGACTCCCGTCCTGGATCGCCCGGCGGCTGCTGCTCGGCGTCGCGCAGACGGCGGCCGTCGTGCTGCTGGTCTTCGCGCTCACCGAGGCGCTGCCGGGCGATGCCGCCGTGGCCCTCGCCGGCGACCAGCCGGACCCGGAGCGGATCGCGGCCATCCGGGAGGCCCTGCACCTCGACCGGCCGGCGCACGAACGGCTGCTGGAGTGGGCGGGCGGCCTGGCGCACGGCGACTTCGGCACGTCGCTGGCCTCGGGGCGGCCCGTCAGTACGTACATCACCGGCGGTTTCGGCCCGACGCTGCTGCTCGCCTCGCTCACGGTGGTGCTGCTGGTGCCGGCCGGTGTCGGTCTGGGCGTGCTCGCGGCCCGCCACGAGGGGCGGTTCGTGGACCGGTTCGTCAGCTCGGTGACGCTGGGCGTGTACGCGGTGCCGGAGTTCGCCTTCGGCGTGCTGCTGACCACGGTGTTCGCGCTGCGCCTGGGCTGGCTGCCGCCGACCGCCGTCGGGTACGGCACCGACCTGCCGGCCCACCCCGCCGCCCTGGTGCTGCCCGTGCTGGTGCTGCTGTCCCGGCCGGTGTGCTCCCTGGCCCGCCTCGTACGGGCCGGGATGATCGACGCGCTCGCCTCGCCGTACGTCGCGCAGGCCCGGCGCTACGGCGTCCCGGGCGCCCGGGTCCGGTACGGGCACGCCCTGCCGAACGCGATCACGCCCGCCGCCCAGCAGCTCGCCCGGACCATCGACTGGCTGCTGTGCGGGGTCATCGTCGTGGAGGCGCTGTACGTGATCCCCGGGCTCGGCACCGTCCTGATGAACGCCGTCGCCGAACGCGACGTCCCGGTGGTGCAGGGTCTCGCCGTCGTCTTCGGCGTGACGACCGTCGCCTTGAACCTGGGCGCCGACCTGGTCGCGCGCCGCTTCGCGCCGCGTTCGGAGGTGGCGGCATGA
- a CDS encoding ABC transporter permease, whose amino-acid sequence MRSRFVAGGLVVAVPLLLALLGPLVAGDPGPRAASFTLGGGHWLGTDFVGRDVWRQVLLGGRSVVLVSLAATALAYLVALPLGLTGALTHRTWLEEVLMRPLDVLLAVPSLLMILLVASVVTPGTAGLALLVALVNIPDAARIVRAAAAEVASRPAVEALRMQGETWWRTAVGYVGRSVARTLAADAGVRLTGVLYLVATAAFLGVGVEPDAADWAVMVDRNRTGLYIQPWAVVVPALLIVALTMGGNLLADAALGKRRRA is encoded by the coding sequence ATGAGGTCGCGTTTCGTCGCCGGGGGGCTCGTCGTCGCCGTACCGTTGCTCCTGGCCCTGCTCGGGCCGCTGGTCGCGGGGGATCCGGGGCCGCGCGCCGCGTCCTTCACGCTCGGGGGCGGGCACTGGCTGGGCACCGACTTCGTCGGGCGGGACGTGTGGCGGCAGGTGCTGCTCGGCGGCCGGTCCGTGGTGCTCGTGTCGCTCGCGGCGACCGCGCTGGCGTACCTGGTCGCCCTGCCGCTCGGGCTGACCGGCGCGCTCACCCACCGCACCTGGCTGGAAGAGGTGCTGATGCGGCCGCTGGACGTGCTGCTCGCCGTGCCGTCGCTGCTGATGATCCTGCTCGTCGCCTCCGTCGTCACCCCGGGGACGGCGGGGCTCGCGCTGCTGGTGGCCCTGGTCAACATCCCGGACGCCGCCCGGATCGTACGGGCCGCCGCGGCGGAGGTGGCGTCCCGTCCCGCGGTCGAGGCGCTGCGCATGCAGGGCGAGACCTGGTGGCGTACGGCCGTCGGCTACGTCGGCAGGTCGGTCGCGCGGACGCTCGCCGCCGACGCCGGCGTACGGCTCACCGGGGTGCTCTACCTCGTGGCCACCGCCGCGTTCCTCGGCGTGGGCGTCGAACCGGACGCCGCCGACTGGGCGGTGATGGTGGACCGCAACCGCACCGGGCTGTACATCCAGCCCTGGGCCGTGGTGGTGCCCGCCCTGCTGATCGTCGCCCTCACCATGGGCGGCAACCTGCTCGCCGACGCCGCACTCGGGAAGAGGAGACGCGCATGA